AGCCGGGTACATGGCCAGGTTTTCGGTGAGAATGATGCCCGTTTTGCCTTCCGCGTCAAGGAGGTTGAACAGCGTGATTTTTTCGGTGTGGTCGGGGCAGCCGGGGTAGCCGGGGGCGGGGCGCACGCCGCGGTATTTCTCCTGCACGAGGTCCTCGTTGGTGAGGTGCTCGTCGGGCGCGTAGCCCCAGAACTCGCGGCGCACCCGCTCGTGCAGGCGCTCGGCAAAGGCCTCGGCCAAGCGGTCGGCCAGGGCCTTCACCATGATGCTGGAATAGTCGTCGTGGTCGGCCTCGTACTGCTCCAGCAGCTTCTCGATGCCGATACCAGCCGTGACGGCGAAGCCGCCGAGGTAGTCGGCGCGGCCGGTTTCCTTCGGAGCCAGGAAATCGGAGAAGGCCAGATTCGGAATCTTCGGCCCCTTCTCGCCCTGCTGGCGCAGTGTGAAAAATTCGGTGTCTACGGTCTCGCGCGAGTCGTCGGCGTAGATTTCGATGGTATCGTAATCCTTGGTATTGGCCGGCCAGAAGCCCAGCACGGCGCGGGCGGTGAGCAGCTTCTCATCGATGATGCGCGTGAGCATGGCCTGCGCATCGGCAAAGAGCTTGGTGGCGGCTTCGCCCAAGTTTTCGTCTTCCAGAATGCGCGGGTAGCGGCCTTTCAGCTCCCAAGTGTGGAAGAAGGGCGTCCAGTCGATGTATTGGGCCAGCTCGGCCAGGTCGTAGTCTTCCAGCACTTTGGTGCCGAGGAAGCTGGGCTTGGTAATGCTCACCGTGTTCCAATCCGACTTGAAGCCGTTGGCGCGGGCCGCTTCGATGGTCAGGTAGCTTTTGTCGCGCTGGCGGCTGGCGTAGTCGGCGCGCAGGGCGGCGTAGTCGTCGGCTACGGTCTGGGCGTAGGCTTTTTCGCCCGAGCCGAGCAGGCCGGCCGCCACGCCAACCGAGCGGGAGGCGTCGTTCACGTGCACCACCGGGCCGCTGTAGGAGGGCGCGATTTTTACGGCCGTGTGCAGGCGCGAGGTGGTGGCGCCGCCAATGAGCAGGGGCACCTTCATGCCGCGCTTTTCCATGGCCTGGGCCACGTACACCATCTCGTCGAGCGAGGGCGTGATGAGACCGGACAGGCCGATGACGTCCACGTTCTGCTTCTGAGCTTCGTCGAGAATCTTTTCAAGCGGCACCATCACGCCGAGGTCCACGATGTCGAAGTTGTTGCAGGCCAATACCACGCCCACAATGTTTTTGCCTATATCGTGCACGTCACCTTTCACCGTGGCCATCAGGATTTTGCCGGCCGTCTGGCGGTCCGAGCCTTGCTTGTCGGCCAGCAGGTACGGTTCGAGGTAAGCCACGGCCTTCTTCATCACACGGGCCGATTTCACCACCTGCGGAAGGAACATTTTGCCGGCCCCGAACAGGTCGCCCACCACGTTCATGCCGGCCATCAGCGGGCCCTCAATCACGTCGAGGGGCCGGGCCAGTTCCTGGCGGGCGGCCTCGGTATCCTCGTCAATAAATTCGGTGATGCCCTTTACCAGCGCGTGTTGCAGACGCTCCTGCACCGGCAGGCTGCGCCATTCGTCGGCTTTCACTTCGGCCTTGTCCTTTTGCTTGACGGTGTCGGCAAACTCCACGAGGCGTTCGGTGGCGTCGGCGCGGCGGTTCAGGAGCACGTCTTCGCAGAGCTCAAGCAGGTGGGGCTCAATTTCATCGTATACGCCGAGCTGGCCGGGGTTCACGATGCCCATGTCCAGACCTGCTTTGATGGCGTGGTAGAGGAAGGCCGTGTGCATGGCCTCGCGCACCACGTCGTTGCCGCGGAACGAGAAGCTGATGTTGCTGATGCCGCCGCTGGTGAGCGCGCCGGGCAGGTTGCCCTTAATCCAGCGCACGGCCTCGATGAAGTCGATGGCGTAGTTGCGGTGCTCGTCCATGCCCGTGCCCACGGTCAGGATGTTGGGGTCGAAGATGATGTCGGACGGGTCGAAGCCCACTTCCCACACCAGAATATCGTAGCTGCGCTGGCAGATTTCGATGCGGCGCGCCAGCGAATCGGCCTGGCCGTCCTCATCAAAAGCCATGACCACCACGGCGGCTCCGTACTGGCGCACCGTGTGGGCCCGCTCGCGGAAGGCGGCTTCGCCTTCCTTCAGCGAAATCGAGTTTACGATGCTCTTGCCCTGCACGCATTTCAGGCCGGCTTCGAGCACGCTCCACTTCGAGGAGTCAATCATGACGGGCACCCGCGCAATGTCGGGCTCCGAGGCGATGAGGTGCAGAAAAGTCGTCATCACCTGCTCCGAATCGAGCATGCCCTCGTCCATGTTGATGTCGAGTACCTGGGCGCCTTCTTCCACTTGCAGGCGGGCCACGGCCAGGGCTTCCTCATACGCGCCGGTCCGGATGAGGCGGGCGAAGGCACGCGAGCCGGTCACGTTGCAGCGCTCGCCCACGTTCACGAAGAGGCTTTCCTCCTTGATGGTAAACGGCTCCAGGCCGCTCAGGCGGGTAGAAGGAACATGCTCGGTAGGCAGCTGGCGGGGCTGGTATTTCTCGGCCAGCTTGCTCAGCTCGGCAATGTGCTGGGGTGTGGTGCCGCAGCAGCCACCCACCACCGTCACGATTCCTTCTTTCAGATACTCCTCCACCAGCGCGGCAAATTCCTGGGCCGATTCGTCGTAGCCGCCGAAGGCGTTGGGCAGGCCGGCGTTGGGGTAGGCGGAGATGTGGACGTCGGAAATGCGGCTCAGCTCCTGCACGTACTGGCGGAGCTGGTCGGCCCCGAGGGCGCAGTTCAGGCCCACGCTCAGCAGCGGCAGGTGGCGAATGCTGTTCCAGAAAGCTTCTACCGTCTGGCCGCTCAGGGTGCGGCCCGAGGCGTCGGTGATAGTGCCCGAAATCATGACGGGCACTACCCGGCCGCCTTCGTCGAAGAACTTCTGCACGGCGTAGAGGGCCGCTTTGGCGTTCAGCGTGTCGAAGATAGTTTCGATGAGCAGCGTGTCGACGCCGCCATCCACGAGGCCGCGCACCTGCTCCAGGTAGGCGGTGGCCAGTTCATCGAAGGTCACGGCGCGGAAGCCAGGGCGGTTGACGTCGGGCGAGAGCGAGGCGGTGCGGTTGGTGGGGCCCACGGCGCCGGCCACGAAGCGCGGCCGCTCGGGCGTGGCAAACTCGTCGGCGGCCTCGCGGGCTAGGCGGGCCGACTCGTAGTTCAGCTCATACACCACGTGCTCCAGGCCGTAGTCGGCCTGCGCGATGGTGGTGCCGCTGAAGGTGTTGGTTTCCACCATGTCGGCCCCGGCGGCAAAGTATTCAGCGTGAATGCCTTTGATGATATCCGGCCGCGTGATGCTCAGCAGGTCATTATTGCCCCGCAGCGGCTTGGGGTGGTCGGCAAAGCGGGTGCCCCGGAAATCCTCTTCGGTCAGCGGGTGGCGCTGAATCATGGTGCCCATGGCGCCGTCGAGAATCAGCAGGCGCTGGCGAAGCAAATCGGGAAGCGGGGAGGGAGCGGGGAGGGTGGCAGTGGACATTTCTTTCGGGGTCGAATAGCTACGGTAGCGCGTATCCAGAAAGAAACCCGCGCAGCAAAGCACGGTTCCGGCTGTCATCTTCTTTCGCCAAAAAAGCGGCGAAACGGGAGTTGGCACCTACTCGCGGCAGGTTGCCAAGACGTCATCGGGCCCGGTCCCTCGGTCTTTCTGGATAGCAGCGTAGGGCGAAGATACAACCACCAGGGCTTGTCGCGTATGCGTTGGCTTGTGCATTGAATGAATAATTTGGCCCGACGCGGCACGAGCTGAAGTCGGCGCTACAGCGCCCACGCCGGCCACACGCTGCCCGCCGCAAACACGGCCGGCTCGGGCGGCAACTCCAAAAATGCAGTTGCCCCCA
This DNA window, taken from Hymenobacter sp. 5317J-9, encodes the following:
- the metH gene encoding methionine synthase, whose amino-acid sequence is MSTATLPAPSPLPDLLRQRLLILDGAMGTMIQRHPLTEEDFRGTRFADHPKPLRGNNDLLSITRPDIIKGIHAEYFAAGADMVETNTFSGTTIAQADYGLEHVVYELNYESARLAREAADEFATPERPRFVAGAVGPTNRTASLSPDVNRPGFRAVTFDELATAYLEQVRGLVDGGVDTLLIETIFDTLNAKAALYAVQKFFDEGGRVVPVMISGTITDASGRTLSGQTVEAFWNSIRHLPLLSVGLNCALGADQLRQYVQELSRISDVHISAYPNAGLPNAFGGYDESAQEFAALVEEYLKEGIVTVVGGCCGTTPQHIAELSKLAEKYQPRQLPTEHVPSTRLSGLEPFTIKEESLFVNVGERCNVTGSRAFARLIRTGAYEEALAVARLQVEEGAQVLDINMDEGMLDSEQVMTTFLHLIASEPDIARVPVMIDSSKWSVLEAGLKCVQGKSIVNSISLKEGEAAFRERAHTVRQYGAAVVVMAFDEDGQADSLARRIEICQRSYDILVWEVGFDPSDIIFDPNILTVGTGMDEHRNYAIDFIEAVRWIKGNLPGALTSGGISNISFSFRGNDVVREAMHTAFLYHAIKAGLDMGIVNPGQLGVYDEIEPHLLELCEDVLLNRRADATERLVEFADTVKQKDKAEVKADEWRSLPVQERLQHALVKGITEFIDEDTEAARQELARPLDVIEGPLMAGMNVVGDLFGAGKMFLPQVVKSARVMKKAVAYLEPYLLADKQGSDRQTAGKILMATVKGDVHDIGKNIVGVVLACNNFDIVDLGVMVPLEKILDEAQKQNVDVIGLSGLITPSLDEMVYVAQAMEKRGMKVPLLIGGATTSRLHTAVKIAPSYSGPVVHVNDASRSVGVAAGLLGSGEKAYAQTVADDYAALRADYASRQRDKSYLTIEAARANGFKSDWNTVSITKPSFLGTKVLEDYDLAELAQYIDWTPFFHTWELKGRYPRILEDENLGEAATKLFADAQAMLTRIIDEKLLTARAVLGFWPANTKDYDTIEIYADDSRETVDTEFFTLRQQGEKGPKIPNLAFSDFLAPKETGRADYLGGFAVTAGIGIEKLLEQYEADHDDYSSIMVKALADRLAEAFAERLHERVRREFWGYAPDEHLTNEDLVQEKYRGVRPAPGYPGCPDHTEKITLFNLLDAEGKTGIILTENLAMYPASSVSGLYYAHPDSRYFGLGRIGADQVSDIARRKGMETVELERWLMPNLNYEPKK